The Thermodesulfovibrionales bacterium genome includes a region encoding these proteins:
- a CDS encoding CHRD domain-containing protein, which yields MRKIHLIIFLLVLGLATAGIAAEKSFKAMLSGSEVVPAVETMAKGEATFTLSKDGNELSYKVTVSDIENVTAAHIHMGKAGKSGPPLALIDVKGKKAGKFSGTLAEGKITAKELMGSLMGKSVKDLVKEMEAGNTYLNVHTEKYPDGELRGQIK from the coding sequence TGGTCTTGCAACTGCAGGCATCGCAGCAGAAAAGAGTTTCAAGGCGATGCTTTCAGGGAGCGAAGTCGTCCCCGCCGTTGAAACAATGGCAAAGGGTGAAGCGACTTTTACTCTCAGCAAGGACGGCAACGAACTGAGTTATAAAGTGACTGTTTCCGATATCGAGAATGTCACCGCTGCCCATATCCACATGGGGAAAGCAGGGAAGAGCGGTCCGCCCCTGGCACTGATCGATGTCAAGGGCAAAAAGGCGGGTAAATTCAGCGGCACCCTCGCCGAAGGTAAGATTACCGCAAAGGAGCTTATGGGCTCACTCATGGGGAAATCCGTAAAGGATCTCGTCAAGGAGATGGAGGCGGGAAATACCTACCTCAATGTTCATACGGAGAAGTATCCTGACGGAGAGTTGAGAGGACAGATCAAGTAA